In the genome of Polaribacter atrinae, one region contains:
- a CDS encoding glycoside hydrolase family 32 protein, producing the protein MKFKKLTFITLVLLVFFNCKKTVETKEKVSKTYTEEELYRPNFHFTPKKAWMNDPNGMFYYNGYYHLYFQYHPDSNVWGPMHWGHAISTDMITWSEQPIAIYPDELGTIFSGSAVVDISNSSGLGEVEKSIPIVAMYTNHKDFGNGKVKQVQSIAYSNDEGKTFKKYENNPVIDNDTIKDFRDPKITWDEDRHKWIMSLAAGDKIMFYDSKNLKNWNLLSEFKKDENSKDGVWECPDLFKLPIKGTEEFKWVLFVSVGTGGPNGGSATQYFIGDFDGKNFKIDKEFEKNLKENHTYWLDFGKDNYAGVSWSNARTKDGAKLMIGWMSNWDYAVKVPTETWRSAMTIPRKVALKKDDNGYRLISNPVTDLNKYRGTKFKKENISVNGNTKIIGSESIDLSSSEIKFNINNLNDKSFTFKLSNKVNDSLLFGYDNAKNSFFIDRKKSGKINFSEKFADKISYAPRTSSNKNLSGTILIDKTSIELFFDDGETVMTEIFFPNKPYSTFSIETNNQELLLDNIELNQLNIN; encoded by the coding sequence ATGAAATTCAAAAAACTAACTTTTATAACTCTTGTGTTGCTTGTATTTTTTAACTGTAAAAAAACAGTAGAAACTAAAGAAAAAGTTTCTAAAACTTATACAGAAGAAGAACTTTACAGACCTAACTTTCATTTTACGCCAAAAAAAGCTTGGATGAATGATCCTAATGGCATGTTTTATTACAATGGTTACTATCATTTATATTTTCAATACCATCCAGATAGTAATGTTTGGGGTCCTATGCATTGGGGACATGCAATTAGCACAGATATGATTACCTGGTCAGAGCAACCTATTGCTATTTATCCTGATGAACTTGGAACCATTTTTTCTGGAAGTGCGGTTGTAGATATTAGCAATAGCTCTGGATTAGGAGAAGTTGAAAAATCTATTCCAATTGTTGCTATGTACACGAACCATAAAGATTTTGGTAACGGAAAGGTTAAACAGGTACAAAGTATTGCTTACAGTAATGACGAAGGTAAAACTTTTAAGAAATACGAAAACAACCCGGTTATAGACAACGATACTATTAAAGATTTTAGAGATCCAAAAATTACTTGGGATGAGGATAGACATAAATGGATTATGTCTCTAGCAGCTGGAGATAAAATAATGTTTTACGATTCTAAAAATTTAAAAAACTGGAACTTACTTTCAGAATTTAAAAAAGATGAAAATTCTAAAGATGGAGTTTGGGAATGTCCAGATTTATTTAAACTACCAATTAAAGGTACAGAAGAATTTAAATGGGTATTATTTGTAAGTGTTGGAACTGGTGGTCCAAATGGTGGAAGTGCAACACAATATTTTATTGGAGATTTTGATGGTAAGAACTTTAAAATTGATAAAGAGTTTGAAAAAAACTTAAAAGAAAATCATACGTATTGGTTAGATTTTGGTAAAGATAATTACGCAGGTGTTTCTTGGTCTAACGCAAGAACAAAAGATGGTGCTAAATTAATGATTGGTTGGATGTCTAATTGGGATTATGCAGTAAAAGTACCAACAGAAACATGGAGAAGCGCAATGACAATTCCTAGAAAAGTAGCACTTAAAAAAGATGATAATGGTTATCGATTAATTTCCAACCCTGTAACAGATTTAAATAAATACAGAGGCACCAAATTTAAAAAAGAAAATATTTCTGTAAACGGGAATACAAAAATTATAGGTTCAGAATCTATTGATTTATCTAGTTCTGAAATAAAGTTTAATATAAACAATTTAAATGATAAAAGCTTCACTTTTAAACTATCTAACAAAGTAAATGACTCACTTTTATTTGGATATGATAATGCTAAGAATTCTTTTTTTATTGATCGTAAAAAATCTGGAAAAATAAATTTCTCAGAAAAATTTGCAGATAAAATTTCTTATGCTCCTAGAACATCATCTAATAAAAATTTATCAGGAACAATATTAATAGATAAAACCTCTATAGAATTATTCTTTGATGATGGAGAAACTGTTATGACAGAAATATTTTTTCCAAACAAACCCTATTCAACCTTTTCTATAGAAACTAATAATCAAGAATTACTTCTTGATAACATCGAATTAAATCAATTAAACATTAACTAA
- a CDS encoding LacI family DNA-binding transcriptional regulator gives MLVTLKQIAEQLGISITTVSKALKDYPDVSKKTRKLVRETASLLHYKPNSFAVNLRTKESKIIGLIIPVIVHHFFSSVIKGIISQAEKKGYLVIILQSDESYELEKKQIDLLLSKRVDGILISLANGTGDFKHLTEIIEQETPLVMFDKIAKVVKCSKVIIDDRKAAYIATKHLIDIGCKRIAHFRGALLPQNSIDRFLGYKKALLDNNLEYDPSLIYVNECGDMSFEEGKENARQLLKDHKDVDGIFINTDLVAIGAMTEFAKLGVKVPEDISIVGFSNWFMSSVISPSLTTINQPGFEMGKKSFKILYKEIKDRKMNKSISYKEVVLDTDLVIRESTKRKL, from the coding sequence ATTTTGGTAACACTTAAACAAATAGCCGAACAATTAGGTATTTCTATCACAACCGTTTCAAAAGCATTAAAAGATTATCCGGATGTAAGTAAAAAAACAAGAAAGTTGGTGAGAGAAACAGCTTCTTTATTGCACTATAAACCAAATTCTTTTGCCGTTAATTTAAGAACTAAAGAATCTAAGATTATAGGTTTAATTATACCTGTAATTGTGCATCACTTTTTTTCTAGTGTTATTAAAGGAATTATTTCTCAAGCAGAAAAAAAAGGGTATTTGGTAATTATTCTTCAGTCTGATGAATCTTACGAGTTAGAAAAAAAGCAAATAGATTTATTACTTAGTAAAAGAGTAGACGGAATTTTAATTTCTTTAGCAAACGGAACAGGAGATTTTAAACACCTAACAGAAATTATTGAACAAGAAACTCCTTTAGTAATGTTTGATAAAATTGCTAAAGTGGTAAAATGTTCTAAGGTTATTATTGATGATAGAAAAGCTGCGTATATAGCAACGAAACATTTAATTGATATTGGTTGTAAACGAATTGCTCATTTTAGAGGGGCTTTGTTGCCTCAAAATTCTATCGATAGATTTCTTGGTTATAAAAAGGCGTTGCTTGATAATAACTTAGAGTACGACCCTTCTTTAATATATGTTAATGAGTGTGGAGATATGAGTTTTGAGGAAGGAAAAGAAAATGCAAGACAATTATTAAAAGACCATAAAGATGTGGATGGTATTTTTATAAATACAGATTTAGTTGCTATTGGGGCCATGACGGAATTTGCTAAATTGGGTGTTAAAGTGCCAGAAGATATTAGTATTGTTGGTTTTAGTAACTGGTTTATGTCTTCTGTAATTTCACCTTCTTTAACAACAATTAATCAACCTGGTTTTGAAATGGGGAAAAAATCTTTTAAAATATTATATAAAGAAATAAAAGACAGAAAAATGAATAAAAGTATTAGTTATAAAGAAGTTGTTTTAGATACCGATTTAGTGATTAGAGAATCTACTAAAAGAAAACTTTAA
- a CDS encoding sugar porter family MFS transporter, producing the protein MNKKIIIWSLTTALAGFLFGFDTVVISGAEKKLQLIWESTDMFHGLVVIGMALWGTVFGAIFGGIPTNKIGRKNTLIWIGVLYTISAIGSSLANDPWTFALFRFIGGLGVGASTIAAPAYISEIAPAKDRGKLVGLYQFNIVFGILIAFFSNYLLNNIGENAWRWMLGIEAVPAIIYTLMILSVPKSPRWLLTKSKEDEARKALKIINPKLNSNALVEEIKQEMKDTIPNENIFLKKYRFPLILAFLIAFFNQLSGINALLYYAPRILEEAGLGESTAMLSSIGVGVTNMLFTLLGIFLIDKLGRKQLMYIGSFGYIISLSLVSAAFFFNWEGTYMPIFLFIFIAAHAIGQGTVIWVFISEIFPNHLRGSGQSFGSSVHWVLAAVIPSLVPVLFSTIGASVVFLFFAVMMAIQLLFVIFMMPETKGVTLEELSKKLIKNKN; encoded by the coding sequence ATGAATAAAAAAATAATAATCTGGTCTTTAACAACTGCACTAGCAGGTTTCTTGTTTGGTTTTGATACAGTTGTTATTTCTGGTGCTGAAAAAAAACTTCAACTAATTTGGGAATCTACAGATATGTTTCATGGATTGGTAGTTATTGGTATGGCATTATGGGGTACAGTCTTTGGGGCAATTTTTGGAGGAATACCAACTAATAAAATTGGTAGAAAAAACACCTTAATATGGATAGGTGTCCTTTACACAATATCTGCAATTGGATCTAGTTTAGCTAATGATCCTTGGACTTTTGCTTTATTTAGATTTATTGGAGGCCTAGGTGTTGGAGCATCTACAATTGCAGCTCCAGCTTATATCTCAGAAATTGCACCCGCAAAAGATAGAGGTAAATTAGTTGGCTTATATCAATTTAATATTGTGTTTGGTATTTTAATCGCTTTCTTTTCTAATTATTTATTAAATAATATTGGTGAAAATGCCTGGAGATGGATGTTAGGTATAGAAGCAGTGCCTGCAATTATTTATACTTTAATGATTTTATCTGTACCTAAAAGCCCTAGATGGTTATTAACCAAATCTAAAGAAGATGAGGCTAGAAAGGCTTTAAAAATTATTAATCCAAAATTAAACTCAAATGCTTTAGTTGAAGAAATCAAACAAGAGATGAAAGATACGATACCTAATGAAAACATCTTTCTTAAAAAATACAGATTCCCTTTAATCTTAGCTTTTTTAATTGCCTTTTTCAATCAATTATCTGGTATTAATGCATTATTATATTATGCTCCAAGAATATTAGAAGAAGCAGGTTTAGGAGAAAGTACTGCCATGTTAAGTAGTATTGGTGTTGGTGTTACAAATATGCTATTTACATTACTTGGTATATTTTTAATAGATAAATTAGGTAGAAAACAACTAATGTATATAGGCTCTTTTGGTTATATTATATCATTATCATTAGTTTCTGCTGCCTTCTTTTTTAACTGGGAAGGAACTTACATGCCTATCTTCTTATTTATTTTTATTGCAGCACATGCAATCGGGCAAGGCACTGTAATATGGGTTTTTATATCAGAAATATTCCCCAATCATTTAAGGGGTTCAGGACAATCTTTTGGTAGTTCTGTACATTGGGTATTAGCAGCAGTTATTCCTTCATTAGTACCGGTATTATTCTCTACAATTGGGGCTAGTGTTGTCTTTCTATTTTTTGCAGTGATGATGGCCATACAATTACTATTCGTAATCTTTATGATGCCAGAAACTAAAGGTGTTACACTAGAGGAGCTAAGTAAAAAACTAATCAAAAATAAAAATTAA
- a CDS encoding DUF5686 and carboxypeptidase regulatory-like domain-containing protein, producing MKYSIFLLIFFTSLSSFSQVKGKITDTNNNPLSFVSIYLDESVTGTTSNDNGAYVLGIEKKGKHTVVFQILGYITLKKEINITSFPFELNVQLEEENVQLAEISISTKDNPANRIIRNTIANKDKNTNKYANYTAKFYSRGLYKIKDAPERFLGRNMGDFGGALDSTRSGIIYLSETVSEIHFQKKPKKFKEKIIASKVSGTDNGISFNRAEDANINFYDDSVTFGSDLISPVSTNAFSYYKYQLEGTFYDTNGKLINKIKLIPKRKNDRVFNGYLYIVEDDWAIYGADVSVTGAQVNIPIVDVLYLKQNYNYSEENDAWVLISQSIDFKVDGFGFKLDGRFSSAYSAYNFTPKYDENTFTNEVLSFEKQATEKDTTYWNTLRPVPLTLEETIDYQFKDSLKVVRKSKKYLDSVNKIQNKMNLVAPIMGYTYRNSFEKWSVSYNGLINDFNFNTVQGFNVSLGGSYFKEQNNTGKWWNVGGKVNYGFSDKRIRPTFFLTKNWNDISRPRMTISGGVTTAQFNGRNPIMKLNNTVSSLIRRLNYLRIYEKEFAEINYSEEIVNGIYLATSLEYVNRKPLFNTTDYSFAKQGENGGYRPNNPSDVIDVFEEHEIATFNLGATFVFGQKYLSYPDRKENIGNEKYPSLNINYRKHFGASNSELNSDVFTANLTQDINAVNYGELSYNVRGGVFLKKKDIAFMDFLQANGNQLLFPLDRELSSFGLLEYYKFYTNDRYAEAHIQHDFKGAILGKIPLLNKLNLHLVGGAKALIMADKKPYTEYSVGLDNIGFGKWRFLRVDYVKSFHGGIKNDGLLLRLSMF from the coding sequence ATGAAATATTCTATTTTTTTACTCATTTTTTTCACCTCTTTATCCTCTTTTTCCCAAGTAAAAGGAAAAATTACAGATACAAATAACAACCCATTATCATTTGTGAGTATTTATTTAGATGAAAGTGTTACAGGAACAACTTCTAATGATAATGGAGCGTACGTTTTAGGTATTGAAAAGAAAGGGAAACATACTGTTGTTTTTCAAATTTTAGGATACATAACGTTAAAAAAGGAAATAAATATTACGTCTTTTCCTTTTGAGTTAAATGTGCAATTAGAGGAAGAAAATGTGCAGTTGGCAGAAATTTCTATTTCTACAAAAGACAATCCTGCAAATAGAATTATTAGAAATACAATAGCTAATAAGGATAAAAACACGAATAAGTATGCAAATTATACTGCTAAATTCTATTCTAGAGGTTTGTATAAAATTAAGGATGCACCAGAAAGATTTTTGGGTAGAAATATGGGGGATTTTGGTGGAGCATTAGATTCTACAAGAAGCGGAATTATTTACCTTTCGGAAACTGTTTCTGAAATCCATTTTCAGAAAAAACCAAAAAAGTTTAAAGAAAAAATTATTGCTTCTAAAGTAAGCGGAACCGATAATGGTATTAGTTTTAATAGAGCAGAGGATGCAAATATTAATTTTTATGATGATAGTGTTACTTTTGGTAGCGATTTAATTTCACCAGTTTCTACCAATGCTTTTAGTTATTACAAATATCAATTAGAAGGAACATTTTATGATACAAATGGTAAACTGATCAATAAAATAAAATTGATTCCGAAGCGTAAAAATGACCGCGTTTTTAATGGTTATTTATATATTGTAGAAGATGATTGGGCTATTTATGGCGCAGATGTTTCTGTTACCGGAGCGCAGGTAAACATACCAATTGTAGACGTTTTGTATTTAAAACAAAATTATAATTATTCAGAAGAAAATGATGCTTGGGTATTAATTAGTCAGAGTATCGATTTTAAAGTAGATGGTTTTGGTTTTAAGTTAGATGGTCGTTTTTCATCTGCATATTCTGCATATAATTTTACACCAAAATATGACGAAAACACATTTACAAATGAAGTTTTATCGTTTGAGAAACAAGCTACAGAAAAAGATACTACCTATTGGAATACGTTAAGACCAGTTCCTTTAACGTTAGAGGAAACGATAGATTATCAATTTAAAGATAGTTTAAAGGTGGTAAGAAAGTCTAAGAAATATTTAGATTCTGTAAATAAAATACAAAACAAAATGAATTTAGTGGCCCCAATAATGGGATATACTTATAGAAATTCTTTTGAAAAATGGTCTGTTTCTTACAATGGTTTAATTAATGATTTTAATTTTAATACGGTACAAGGTTTTAATGTTTCTTTAGGTGGTAGTTATTTTAAAGAGCAAAATAACACAGGGAAATGGTGGAATGTAGGTGGAAAAGTAAATTATGGTTTTTCGGACAAACGGATAAGACCTACTTTCTTTTTAACTAAAAATTGGAATGATATTTCCAGGCCTAGAATGACAATTTCTGGTGGAGTTACAACAGCTCAGTTTAATGGTAGAAATCCTATAATGAAATTAAATAACACCGTTAGTTCTTTGATAAGGAGGTTAAATTATTTAAGAATTTACGAAAAGGAGTTTGCTGAAATTAATTATTCAGAAGAAATTGTAAATGGAATTTACCTAGCTACATCGTTAGAATATGTAAATAGAAAACCACTTTTTAATACTACAGATTATTCTTTTGCAAAACAAGGTGAAAATGGAGGTTATAGGCCTAATAATCCTTCAGATGTTATTGATGTGTTTGAAGAACATGAAATTGCTACGTTTAATCTAGGTGCTACTTTTGTATTCGGACAAAAATATTTGTCTTATCCGGATAGAAAAGAAAATATTGGAAACGAGAAATATCCATCTTTAAATATTAATTATAGAAAACACTTTGGCGCTTCTAATTCCGAGTTAAATTCAGATGTATTTACAGCAAATTTAACACAAGATATTAATGCAGTAAATTACGGAGAACTATCTTATAATGTTAGGGGAGGTGTATTTCTAAAAAAGAAAGACATCGCTTTTATGGACTTTTTGCAAGCCAACGGAAACCAATTACTTTTTCCTTTGGATCGTGAGTTAAGTAGCTTTGGTTTGTTAGAGTATTATAAGTTTTACACCAATGATAGGTATGCAGAAGCACATATTCAGCATGATTTTAAAGGGGCTATTTTAGGTAAGATTCCGTTATTGAATAAATTAAATCTTCATTTAGTTGGTGGTGCAAAAGCCTTAATCATGGCAGATAAAAAGCCATACACAGAATATTCTGTTGGATTAGATAATATAGGTTTTGGTAAATGGCGATTTTTAAGAGTAGATTATGTAAAATCTTTTCATGGAGGAATTAAAAACGATGGTTTATTGCTTCGATTGAGTATGTTTTAA
- a CDS encoding SusC/RagA family TonB-linked outer membrane protein yields MRRKLLFLLTIFALISISAQAQVKGVITDKDGDMPLPGVSVVVSGTTVGTTTDFDGNYTLANTKGDDTLVFSYLGYKIETIKINGRTVINVVLTAEASQLDEIIITGYSKEKKVDVTGAISVVEMAPIKGVGLSTGSAVQSLQGQVAGLFIEKNGDPTGTSNNILIRGATTLGNNNPLFVIDGVPTLRQEVFASLNPSTIESVQVLKDASASSLYGARAGNGVVVVSTKNRSKAGGAEKFKISLNSNISVLSEKKQRYKMLNALQRGKALWQASVNDGADPSGGYGEIYNFDWNGDFNNPVLNSVTVQPFVGGDTSVPVGDTDWQDETYQTGYLYNNEISFSGGTDNSFHLINVGHLSNTGILKNTGYERITAKLNSNFNLFDNRLRVGVNSQMSTSDETLAARDVGSGYTTSLAISLAPTIPVYDANGEFAGPLGSGYSDRNNPVLMQQLNSWDNTNRTTFFGNIYGEFDIAKNLTYRTSLGVDYNVVDRRDIERKVNNGFITRATNRLIQGNQKFTSLVFTNTLNYSVELAEKHKIGVLLGAESIKDDQDSFIAQADGFAVETESFFQLDAATGAKTNLGSSTGSRLLSQFAKVNYGYEDKYLASVTVRRDGSSRFGADNRYGIFPAATVGWRISNEDFWKENDIVNSLKFRAGYGEVGNQSIGDLARFGLFESNYGQNQLQATGDTFFFNTFYNVGTAYDLNGNNTGNLPSGFVSIQASNPALKWETTKEFNFGVDFSLLNNKVTGTFDYFTRETSDILTTPPIASVVGEGQQRVLNGATTETNGWELALAYANTFENGLKLTVSTNFGAFKDKITALPEEVVSSYPGTIDNSIIGHSQFSIFGYKTDGLFQSQADIDASPTQVGARPGGLKFQDLDGNGSIGAEDRDFIGTTLPDLEYGIRVNLEYKNFDFSVFGSGVTGRIGLDPYIYWNNFVQGRENAGLGVLNAWTPTNTGSNIPAASLVNNDTRTSDYLYRNNSYFKIRNLSFGYSLPEEIVNKFAGMSSLRFYVQGENLFWFTPKDYIGSDPERTNVDNIPVPTTLSLGLNINF; encoded by the coding sequence ATGAGACGTAAATTACTCTTTTTACTTACAATATTTGCTCTTATCAGCATATCCGCCCAAGCCCAGGTTAAAGGTGTGATTACTGATAAAGATGGAGATATGCCATTACCAGGTGTTTCAGTAGTTGTATCTGGCACTACTGTTGGAACAACAACCGATTTTGATGGAAATTATACTTTAGCCAACACAAAAGGTGATGACACATTGGTTTTTAGTTATTTGGGTTACAAAATCGAAACCATAAAAATAAACGGTAGAACTGTTATAAATGTTGTACTAACAGCAGAAGCAAGTCAACTAGATGAAATAATAATAACTGGTTACTCCAAAGAAAAAAAGGTAGATGTAACTGGGGCAATATCTGTTGTAGAAATGGCTCCTATTAAGGGTGTTGGTTTAAGTACAGGTAGTGCCGTACAGAGTTTACAAGGCCAAGTAGCTGGTTTATTTATTGAGAAAAACGGAGACCCAACTGGTACAAGTAATAATATACTAATTAGAGGTGCAACCACCCTTGGTAACAACAACCCATTGTTTGTTATTGATGGTGTGCCAACACTAAGGCAAGAAGTTTTTGCAAGTTTAAACCCAAGTACAATAGAATCTGTTCAAGTTCTTAAAGATGCTTCTGCTTCTTCACTTTATGGAGCTCGTGCAGGAAATGGTGTGGTAGTTGTATCTACAAAAAACAGATCAAAAGCAGGAGGCGCAGAAAAATTTAAAATCAGTTTAAACTCAAACATTTCAGTTTTATCAGAAAAAAAACAACGTTATAAAATGCTAAATGCATTGCAAAGAGGTAAAGCTTTATGGCAAGCATCTGTTAATGATGGTGCAGACCCTAGTGGTGGTTATGGTGAAATATATAATTTTGATTGGAACGGTGATTTTAATAACCCTGTTTTAAATAGTGTAACTGTACAGCCCTTTGTTGGTGGTGATACAAGTGTACCAGTTGGAGACACTGATTGGCAAGACGAAACTTACCAAACTGGATATTTATACAATAATGAAATTTCATTTTCTGGAGGTACAGACAATTCATTTCACTTAATAAATGTAGGTCATTTAAGCAATACAGGTATCTTAAAAAACACAGGTTACGAAAGAATTACAGCTAAATTAAACTCTAATTTTAATTTATTTGATAATAGGTTAAGAGTTGGTGTAAATTCACAAATGTCTACTTCTGATGAAACTTTAGCTGCTAGAGACGTTGGTAGTGGTTATACAACAAGTTTAGCTATATCACTAGCACCAACAATTCCTGTATATGATGCAAACGGAGAGTTTGCTGGCCCTTTGGGTTCTGGTTATTCAGACAGAAATAATCCTGTTTTAATGCAACAACTTAATAGTTGGGACAATACAAACAGAACCACTTTTTTTGGAAATATTTATGGAGAGTTTGATATCGCAAAAAATCTAACCTATAGAACTAGCTTAGGTGTAGATTATAATGTAGTAGACAGAAGGGATATTGAAAGAAAAGTTAACAATGGTTTTATAACAAGAGCTACAAATAGATTGATACAAGGCAATCAAAAATTTACAAGTTTAGTATTTACAAACACCTTAAATTATAGTGTAGAATTAGCCGAAAAGCATAAAATAGGAGTGCTTTTAGGAGCAGAATCTATTAAAGACGATCAAGATAGTTTTATTGCACAAGCAGATGGATTTGCAGTAGAGACTGAGTCTTTCTTTCAGTTAGATGCTGCTACAGGAGCAAAAACAAACTTAGGGTCTTCTACAGGTAGTAGATTGTTGTCTCAATTTGCGAAAGTAAATTATGGTTACGAAGATAAGTATTTAGCTTCTGTAACTGTACGTAGAGATGGTTCATCAAGATTTGGAGCAGATAATAGATATGGTATTTTTCCTGCAGCAACAGTAGGTTGGAGAATTAGTAATGAGGATTTTTGGAAAGAAAATGATATTGTAAATTCTTTAAAATTTAGAGCGGGTTATGGAGAAGTTGGTAACCAATCTATTGGAGATTTAGCACGTTTTGGTTTATTTGAATCTAATTACGGACAAAATCAATTACAAGCTACTGGAGATACTTTTTTCTTTAATACGTTTTACAATGTTGGTACCGCTTATGATTTAAACGGAAATAACACAGGTAATTTACCATCTGGTTTTGTATCAATTCAAGCATCAAACCCAGCTTTAAAATGGGAAACTACCAAAGAATTTAATTTTGGTGTAGACTTTTCTTTATTAAACAATAAAGTAACTGGTACTTTCGATTATTTTACTAGAGAAACTAGTGATATCTTAACAACACCACCAATTGCTTCTGTAGTAGGAGAAGGACAACAAAGAGTATTAAATGGAGCAACAACAGAAACTAACGGTTGGGAATTAGCTTTAGCTTATGCTAATACTTTTGAAAACGGATTAAAATTAACTGTTTCTACTAACTTTGGTGCTTTTAAAGATAAAATTACGGCATTACCAGAAGAGGTTGTATCTTCTTATCCTGGTACTATAGACAATTCTATCATTGGGCATTCTCAATTTTCAATTTTCGGATATAAAACAGATGGTTTATTTCAAAGTCAAGCAGATATAGATGCAAGCCCAACTCAAGTTGGAGCTAGACCTGGAGGATTAAAATTTCAAGATTTAGATGGAAACGGCAGTATAGGTGCAGAAGACAGAGATTTTATTGGCACAACGTTACCAGATTTAGAATATGGAATTAGAGTAAACTTAGAATATAAAAACTTCGACTTTTCTGTATTCGGCTCAGGTGTTACAGGTAGAATAGGTTTAGACCCATATATATACTGGAATAACTTTGTACAAGGAAGAGAAAATGCTGGTTTAGGTGTTTTAAATGCATGGACACCAACCAACACGGGTTCAAATATTCCAGCGGCATCACTTGTAAATAACGATACAAGAACCTCTGATTATCTTTACCGAAATAATTCTTATTTCAAAATAAGAAACTTGTCATTTGGATATTCATTACCAGAAGAAATTGTTAATAAATTCGCAGGCATGTCAAGTTTAAGATTTTACGTTCAAGGAGAAAATTTATTTTGGTTTACACCTAAAGACTATATAGGATCAGATCCAGAAAGAACAAATGTAGATAACATTCCTGTTCCAACCACATTATCACTTGGTCTTAACATTAACTTTTAA